A stretch of the Malus domestica chromosome 08, GDT2T_hap1 genome encodes the following:
- the LOC103441414 gene encoding uncharacterized protein: MTCRHIEKFIYGAKHLMAKRNGALHVNVKLFHWSEESREDPLPPEWYQKAFPKLTKLTQLLKNVDLIDGRLVNVSDDSIIIDDRTENRMLTFKSLARVFIGAPLVQKALRNNMAALSGGRIHNPFVCFGTPSEREPMIVNSLSVVGGFLNISAQQRQSVRVTISPQVTQHRIWTGMLEEVLNGLKSELDYLDYRYPSKGIKMGQQIVSSCLKFLADTSTSISYENDSSSWTRLVPAKVIDSSGLQKWEDVLDMFSDLIDWLKNERRLLTSVEKLEVMKEGLCQIKDVLTDRSIGHKELRHQESLVQKKLTKTLGHSSKCLFTLLLYYLYGRVGDIEVDMRGGIYSRGSGDDFFLCMARIVTSDEEEMVWSGVRQLDRALGLFKFVWETAGMKGALQLQGHVWCVGAEGRVLTYRGNTFFVHGIHV; encoded by the coding sequence ATGACCTGTAGACATATAGAGAAGTTTATCTACGGTGCAAAGCATCTAATGGCTAAGCGAAATGGAGCGTTGCATGTGAATGTGAAGCTGTTTCATTGGTCGGAGGAGTCTCGTGAAGATCCTTTGCCCCCAGAGTGGTATCAGAAGGCATTCCCGAAGTTGACAAAATTAACCCAGTTGTTAAAAAATGTTGACTTGATTGATGGAAGGCTCGTCAATGTCAGTGATGATTCGATTATCATTGATGATCGTACTGAAAACAGAATGCTTACTTTCAAGTCACTTGCCAGGGTCTTTATTGGAGCTCCACTAGTACAGAAAGCGCTGAGGAATAATATGGCAGCATTGTCAGGAGGTAGAATCCATAACCCGTTTGTGTGTTTCGGTACACCTAGTGAAAGGGAGCCCATGATTGTGAATTCACTCTCAGTAGTAGGTGGCTTTCTGAACATCTCTGCCCAACAAAGGCAGTCGGTGCGTGTCACAATATCCCCACAGGTCACACAGCATCGCATATGGACAGGGATGCTTGAGGAGGTACTCAATGGATTGAAATCCGAGTTGGATTATCTAGACTATCGGTACCCAAGCAAAGGGATAAAAATGGGGCAACAGATAGTTTCTAGCTGTCTAAAGTTCTTGGCCGACACATCCACCTCCATTTCATATGAAAACGACTCCTCTTCATGGACACGCCTTGTGCCTGCCAAAGTTATTGACTCTTCTGGTTTGCAGAAATGGGAAGATGTTCTTGACATGTTCAGCGACCTCATtgattggttgaaaaatgaaaGGAGGTTACTGACTTCCGTAGAAAAGCTTGAGGTAATGAAAGAGGGGCTGTGTCAAATCAAGGATGTGCTGACTGATAGAAGTATAGGACACAAGGAACTCCGGCATCAAGAAAGCTTAGTGCAGAAGAAGTTGACGAAGACATTGGGTCATTCATCCAAGTGCTTGTTCACACTTTTGTTATATTACCTGTATGGGCGTGTTGGAGATATTGAAGTGGACATGCGTGGTGGTATTTATAGCCGTGGTAGTGGGGATGATTTCTTCTTGTGCATGGCAAGGATTGTGACTTCGGACGAGGAGGAGATGGTGTGGAGCGGGGTGAGGCAGTTAGACAGGGCTCTTGGGCTTTTCAAGTTTGTATGGGAAACAGCAGGGATGAAAGGGGCTTTACAACTGCAAGGCCATGTATGGTGTGTAGGGGCTGAGGGCAGAGTTCTTACATATAGAGGAAACACCTTTTTTGTACATGGGATTCATGTTTGA